In Priestia megaterium NBRC 15308 = ATCC 14581, the following proteins share a genomic window:
- a CDS encoding T7SS effector LXG polymorphic toxin: MGKVYEASTLLAYAKDRVEAYKAFDEQLDVLKKALHAVATLDHEFQGKGADSIKDFYASQVDMVTHWKSLVSSHQSYFNSIADYAEQAKLKGDTVVDVSFLEQELAVTNDRSKQMVEQQYTELEAILSNIEDIIHITPFPTEAFEDELSAAEKKRTETITAVEELDNQLSSEYEMLNSFYESVQFSVNGLEQLTSQGGSAYQLTFNAEAYKNSQVYKTQQQIDKVASGYVEGKAEQKQEVKQRKAAIEAEKQRQIQANKPWYEKGLDIAGEITGYYDFKRAADGVDPVTHKKLSATQRVTAGAMAAAGFIPFVGWAGRAVKGGSFVYKTAKGMSAAHHAMAIYQTPKAFKVLEQTEKGLYGLVLTNGMYEYTMGKDVLGNKLTKEQQQASLFQSFGIAAGGVLASKASTQLVEKGAQAVTKKFNDMRNVVHTSKVTQYGKDIQQAMRKMPAAGIDKARKMYDAVLDAKIPRFVPQEAPVGVSADFAQQTVRDVLKNTAKNTMQFINDIEIWYDKDAKRYRNKETGQFTRGPNRVHEAESRNIQPLEVPAVESVIVNKQNDSMKDTSVFDRDLVKAYLKDVESKTRLKVHKIQVEFLKESLRNNKFEKLTPKETAKHRSRFTTSLKNKLIEEWEEKTNQKWPRYTEEVYDQTGEIARHIGQPYDAHHLIENNFSGPHEWWNIHPAKYPDEHQQGIHGKGAPSRMLFPRR, encoded by the coding sequence ATGGGAAAAGTATATGAAGCCAGTACGCTTTTAGCTTATGCAAAAGACAGAGTGGAGGCTTACAAAGCATTTGATGAACAGCTAGATGTATTAAAAAAAGCCCTTCATGCCGTGGCTACACTCGATCATGAATTTCAAGGGAAAGGTGCCGACAGTATAAAAGACTTTTATGCATCACAAGTAGATATGGTTACGCATTGGAAAAGTCTTGTATCTTCACATCAATCCTATTTTAATAGTATTGCAGATTATGCGGAACAAGCTAAATTAAAAGGTGATACGGTTGTAGACGTATCATTTTTAGAGCAAGAGCTGGCTGTTACTAATGATCGCTCTAAGCAAATGGTCGAACAACAGTACACTGAACTTGAAGCGATTTTAAGCAATATTGAAGATATTATACATATTACACCCTTTCCCACAGAGGCCTTTGAAGATGAGTTAAGCGCTGCTGAGAAAAAAAGAACAGAAACTATTACCGCAGTAGAAGAACTGGATAATCAACTTTCAAGTGAATATGAAATGTTAAATTCTTTCTATGAATCCGTTCAATTTAGCGTAAATGGTTTGGAACAGCTGACTTCTCAAGGCGGCAGTGCTTATCAGCTCACTTTTAATGCCGAAGCTTACAAAAATAGCCAGGTATACAAAACACAGCAGCAAATTGATAAAGTGGCTTCAGGTTATGTAGAAGGAAAAGCTGAACAAAAACAAGAGGTTAAACAAAGAAAAGCAGCTATTGAAGCTGAAAAACAACGACAAATTCAAGCCAATAAGCCATGGTATGAAAAAGGATTAGACATTGCAGGAGAAATTACGGGATACTATGATTTTAAACGAGCCGCAGACGGAGTCGATCCGGTTACGCATAAGAAACTGTCCGCTACTCAGCGAGTCACGGCTGGAGCAATGGCAGCAGCTGGGTTCATCCCGTTCGTAGGCTGGGCGGGACGAGCGGTAAAAGGCGGAAGCTTTGTCTACAAAACGGCAAAAGGCATGAGTGCTGCGCATCATGCAATGGCTATTTACCAAACACCTAAAGCGTTTAAAGTGCTTGAACAAACAGAAAAAGGATTGTATGGACTTGTCTTAACAAATGGCATGTATGAGTATACAATGGGGAAAGACGTATTAGGAAATAAGCTTACAAAAGAGCAACAGCAGGCTAGTTTGTTTCAATCATTTGGCATTGCTGCAGGAGGCGTGCTTGCTTCAAAAGCATCTACTCAACTTGTCGAAAAAGGTGCACAGGCAGTCACGAAAAAGTTCAATGATATGCGCAATGTGGTTCATACGAGTAAAGTGACTCAATACGGAAAAGACATCCAGCAGGCCATGCGAAAAATGCCGGCAGCGGGTATTGATAAAGCTAGGAAAATGTATGATGCTGTATTAGATGCAAAGATACCGAGATTCGTACCGCAGGAAGCACCGGTGGGTGTGAGTGCAGACTTTGCGCAGCAAACTGTGCGGGATGTGTTAAAAAATACAGCGAAGAATACGATGCAGTTTATTAATGATATCGAAATTTGGTATGATAAAGACGCTAAACGTTATCGAAATAAAGAGACAGGGCAGTTTACTCGTGGTCCGAATCGTGTTCACGAAGCTGAAAGTAGAAACATTCAGCCTTTGGAAGTACCGGCAGTAGAATCAGTTATAGTTAATAAACAGAATGATTCAATGAAGGATACGTCAGTGTTTGATCGTGACTTAGTAAAAGCATATTTGAAGGATGTTGAATCCAAAACAAGGTTAAAGGTTCACAAAATACAGGTGGAATTTTTAAAAGAGTCCCTAAGAAATAATAAATTTGAAAAATTAACACCTAAAGAAACAGCTAAGCATAGAAGTAGATTTACTACGAGTTTAAAAAACAAATTAATTGAAGAATGGGAAGAAAAAACTAATCAAAAGTGGCCACGATATACAGAGGAAGTATATGATCAAACTGGAGAAATTGCTAGACATATTGGTCAGCCATATGATGCTCATCATCTAATAGAAAACAATTTTTCTGGTCCCCATGAATGGTGGAATATTCATCCTGCTAAATACCCTGATGAACATCAGCAGGGGATTCATGGAAAAGGAGCACCATCAAGAATGTTATTCCCTAGGAGGTAA
- a CDS encoding patatin-like phospholipase family protein, translating into MTKYRIITFDGGGTLGALSLQLLNRLAYQNPKLISETNVFSGNSIGSFTALALASGRSPEETFDFFKDQILPAFSVSRPGGPVFNQQVPYSGLIKAIRTFFPRDLRLRDLKKRIVVPAFHLFAPELNRWNPVLFHNFLGSPYLNEKASDVILRSSAAPATQRAYQNYVDGYTVATNTSTASIAFAVGKAKQPLDQIAVLSIGTGEQPTQLRRDTKGWGMVSADNIRPEDMEDLPPNWGVLLDRSPNEPLLPFLQIISGGSSYYESMVSSELLGDQFFRLNPRIPNFSKTDPSVVPALISIANKTNLRPAFQFIERNWN; encoded by the coding sequence TTGACAAAATATAGAATTATAACCTTTGATGGAGGCGGTACTTTAGGTGCTTTAAGTTTACAACTTTTGAATAGATTGGCTTATCAAAACCCCAAGTTAATTAGTGAAACCAATGTTTTTTCAGGAAATTCGATTGGTTCATTTACTGCCCTTGCACTAGCAAGTGGAAGATCACCAGAAGAGACGTTTGATTTTTTTAAAGATCAAATCTTACCGGCATTCAGTGTTTCACGACCGGGCGGACCGGTTTTTAACCAACAAGTACCCTATTCTGGTTTGATTAAAGCCATACGAACGTTTTTCCCCCGAGACCTTCGCCTTAGAGACTTAAAGAAACGAATCGTTGTGCCTGCCTTTCATTTGTTTGCACCGGAACTGAATCGTTGGAATCCTGTGTTATTTCACAACTTTCTAGGTTCTCCTTATCTTAATGAGAAAGCTAGTGACGTAATACTTAGGAGCAGCGCTGCTCCAGCAACGCAAAGAGCTTATCAAAACTACGTGGATGGGTATACAGTAGCAACTAACACCAGTACAGCTAGTATCGCGTTTGCAGTCGGAAAAGCAAAGCAGCCGTTAGATCAAATTGCCGTATTATCCATTGGAACAGGTGAACAGCCAACTCAATTAAGAAGAGATACAAAGGGATGGGGAATGGTTAGTGCCGATAACATACGCCCTGAGGATATGGAGGACCTGCCTCCGAATTGGGGAGTGCTTTTAGACCGATCGCCTAATGAACCGTTGCTGCCGTTTCTTCAGATTATCTCCGGTGGATCGAGCTACTATGAATCAATGGTCAGCTCTGAGCTTTTAGGCGATCAGTTTTTCCGGTTGAATCCGCGAATTCCTAATTTCTCTAAAACGGACCCTTCGGTTGTTCCCGCTCTTATTTCAATTGCTAATAAAACGAATTTACGACCGGCATTTCAATTTATAGAGAGAAACTGGAATTAA
- a CDS encoding TcaA NTF2-like domain-containing protein, with protein MNTSHWNESAAQLIEAWIQLYKENEFLIGETKSLNMLKEEVDGMDKEKFLSIVERQLQKVYDELEKERTEYNINNSEYTMVTFLSSDYPEYINKRQSNMKQLQQLTSIHRSVTELFGKKLSSEADMVAFRNDFFQLTEKHANTSSLKEMKENWNTYLSAFVEFQKKHEHVKQAIAAVLEEDKSLKQEWKQLSKNKVVTKQKATAFRTKQHELNESIRKATTAQKQLLELHWPDVRSQFDALQEKMSKSLSTVLGETQRSMEAIIQNDAHEHAKLKQSLNDLHAVHKVDVHQTWLAAFIKKSRPFFNELSEDIKDTRCRELWNRIYGMYKGIAVNEFIVTYEEFLALQPLNSIKRTEMLKPLARLKVDIEPVTLPSYADFPVLKKQQSSRRTFPILIGGAIALVLLLTIVYMNRDNQTLETDSDVKATASTKLLKNEEVKPATVSKTDLENFFISYKAAYFSSLNSGDFSGMAPYIDSGQPVYKQLKSYITSLAGKNVSFANDQFLVKKTESHDDGTYDIYTNEVYTFTDSYDASTQFKKERIYHVKAVGKDKLQITKIDTLTDEQKPVEE; from the coding sequence ATGAATACAAGCCACTGGAATGAATCAGCAGCGCAGCTGATAGAAGCATGGATACAGCTATATAAAGAAAACGAATTTCTTATTGGAGAAACGAAATCTTTAAACATGCTAAAAGAAGAAGTAGACGGGATGGACAAAGAAAAATTTCTCTCCATAGTAGAACGTCAGCTGCAGAAAGTGTATGACGAACTGGAAAAAGAACGGACAGAGTACAACATCAACAACAGTGAATATACAATGGTGACGTTTCTTTCAAGCGACTATCCGGAGTACATAAACAAGCGTCAAAGCAATATGAAACAGCTCCAACAGTTAACAAGCATACATAGAAGTGTTACAGAGCTTTTCGGAAAAAAACTTTCTTCCGAAGCGGATATGGTAGCGTTTAGAAACGACTTTTTTCAACTAACAGAAAAACATGCTAACACGTCATCGTTAAAAGAAATGAAGGAAAACTGGAATACGTATTTGTCAGCGTTTGTTGAATTTCAAAAAAAGCATGAACATGTAAAACAAGCGATAGCCGCAGTACTTGAAGAAGACAAGAGCTTAAAGCAAGAGTGGAAGCAGCTAAGCAAAAATAAAGTAGTGACCAAACAAAAAGCGACCGCCTTTCGCACAAAGCAGCATGAGCTAAATGAAAGTATTCGAAAAGCCACGACTGCACAAAAACAGTTACTCGAACTGCACTGGCCTGATGTTCGCAGTCAGTTTGATGCGCTGCAAGAAAAAATGAGTAAGAGTCTTTCTACTGTGCTGGGAGAAACGCAACGCAGCATGGAAGCCATTATCCAAAACGATGCACATGAACACGCCAAGTTAAAGCAATCACTTAACGACCTACATGCAGTCCACAAAGTCGACGTTCATCAAACGTGGTTAGCGGCTTTTATTAAAAAATCACGACCATTTTTTAACGAACTGAGTGAAGATATAAAGGATACTCGGTGTCGAGAACTGTGGAATCGAATTTACGGCATGTATAAAGGAATAGCAGTAAACGAATTTATTGTTACATATGAAGAATTTTTAGCACTTCAGCCGCTTAACAGTATAAAAAGAACGGAGATGCTAAAGCCACTAGCTCGGTTAAAGGTAGATATAGAACCTGTTACGCTGCCATCCTACGCAGACTTTCCCGTGCTCAAAAAGCAGCAATCATCACGACGCACTTTTCCTATTTTAATAGGAGGCGCTATCGCCCTTGTCTTATTGCTGACGATTGTATATATGAATCGTGACAATCAAACGTTAGAAACAGACTCAGACGTAAAAGCTACGGCCAGCACGAAACTGTTAAAAAATGAAGAGGTCAAACCAGCTACTGTAAGCAAAACGGATCTTGAAAACTTTTTTATTTCTTATAAAGCTGCTTACTTTTCAAGCTTAAACAGCGGAGACTTTAGTGGGATGGCGCCTTATATTGACTCGGGTCAGCCAGTTTATAAACAGCTAAAAAGCTATATCACATCACTCGCCGGAAAAAACGTATCGTTTGCTAACGATCAGTTTCTAGTGAAAAAGACAGAATCACATGACGACGGAACCTACGACATTTATACAAACGAAGTATACACGTTCACCGACTCATATGATGCAAGCACGCAGTTTAAGAAAGAACGAATTTATCATGTTAAAGCTGTTGGCAAAGACAAACTTCAAATTACTAAAATTGATACGTTAACAGATGAGCAGAAGCCGGTGGAAGAGTGA
- a CDS encoding phosphotransferase: MPNAWDAEQIVSAPFAKTLIETQFPELAPAAISLLGYGFDNTVYQVNDRFVFRFPRRELAVGLLKTENQLLPSLASQLPLSIAEPIFFGKPNAGYPWPFTGYHYVQGTPPARLTEEERIQSASVLARFLRTLHHYPHLKAQELGVPFDELNRLDTMKRKPALEKYVKQMKERSLYSKQEILEDYVNGIQEIHYQEKNVLVHGDLHIKNMIVDQTNMVSGIIDWGDVHIGHPAVDLAIAYSFLPPKGRARFLKEYGKVDEETHRLAKWKAVFTTVVLVAHSYDQGDKQTLEAALESLNLIFQE; encoded by the coding sequence GTGCCAAATGCATGGGATGCAGAACAAATCGTATCAGCACCGTTTGCCAAAACACTAATCGAAACGCAGTTTCCAGAACTTGCGCCCGCTGCGATTTCACTGCTTGGCTACGGCTTTGACAATACGGTCTATCAAGTAAACGACCGCTTTGTATTTCGGTTTCCAAGAAGAGAACTTGCAGTAGGACTATTAAAAACAGAAAATCAGCTTTTACCAAGCCTTGCTTCTCAATTGCCGCTATCGATTGCAGAGCCCATTTTTTTCGGTAAGCCGAATGCAGGCTATCCTTGGCCTTTTACGGGATATCACTACGTGCAAGGAACTCCGCCTGCAAGATTAACAGAAGAAGAGCGCATACAATCCGCTTCTGTACTAGCAAGATTTCTTCGTACGCTGCATCACTATCCTCATTTAAAAGCCCAAGAGCTCGGCGTGCCGTTTGATGAGTTGAATCGACTTGATACGATGAAACGAAAGCCGGCGCTAGAGAAATATGTCAAGCAAATGAAAGAGCGTAGTCTTTATTCAAAACAAGAAATTCTCGAAGACTATGTAAATGGCATACAAGAAATTCACTATCAAGAAAAAAACGTACTGGTTCACGGAGATCTTCATATTAAAAACATGATTGTTGATCAAACCAATATGGTTTCAGGCATCATTGACTGGGGAGATGTTCATATTGGTCACCCGGCAGTTGACCTAGCGATTGCCTACAGCTTTTTACCTCCTAAAGGAAGAGCACGTTTTTTAAAAGAATACGGAAAAGTAGACGAAGAAACGCACAGACTGGCAAAATGGAAAGCTGTATTTACAACCGTAGTACTTGTGGCGCACAGCTACGACCAAGGAGACAAACAAACGCTAGAAGCGGCTCTAGAAAGCTTGAACCTGATTTTTCAAGAGTAA
- a CDS encoding 6-phospho-beta-glucosidase, whose amino-acid sequence MTKGIKIVTIGGGSSYTPELVEGFIKRYDELPVRELWLVDVEEGKEKLEIVGNLAKRMVEKAGVPIDIHLTLDRRKALKDADFVTTQFRVGLLDARMKDERIPLKYGVIGQETNGPGGLFKGLRTIPVILSIVKDIEELCPNAWLVNFTNPAGMVTEAILRYSNHKKVVGLCNVPIGIRMGIAKALEVDESRVQVSFAGLNHMVFGLDVFLDGVSVKDQVIDAMADPTNAMSMRNIKGISWDPDFIKGLGVIPCGYHRYYYKTNEMLQEEQNAAELEGTRAEVVRALEKDLFELYKDPNLAIKPPQLQKRGGAYYSDAACSLISSIYNDKGDIQPVNTINNGAIASIPNDSAVEVSCVITKEGPKPIAVGDLPVAVRGLVQQIKSFERVAAEAAVTGDYNTALVAMTINPLVPSDTIAKQLLDEMLDAHKSHLPQFFNSVNV is encoded by the coding sequence ATGACAAAAGGAATTAAAATTGTAACCATTGGCGGAGGTTCAAGCTACACGCCGGAGCTTGTCGAAGGATTTATTAAGCGTTATGACGAGCTGCCTGTACGAGAGCTTTGGCTAGTAGATGTAGAAGAAGGAAAAGAAAAGCTAGAGATTGTTGGAAACCTGGCAAAACGAATGGTCGAAAAAGCAGGAGTCCCAATTGATATTCATCTTACGTTGGATCGAAGAAAAGCGTTAAAAGATGCCGACTTTGTCACCACACAATTTCGCGTAGGATTGTTAGACGCCAGAATGAAAGATGAACGAATTCCGTTAAAATACGGCGTGATTGGGCAAGAAACAAATGGACCGGGCGGCTTATTTAAAGGGCTGCGCACAATTCCTGTGATTTTAAGTATTGTGAAAGATATAGAAGAACTATGTCCAAATGCGTGGCTTGTAAACTTTACCAATCCAGCTGGTATGGTGACAGAAGCCATTTTACGCTATAGCAATCATAAAAAAGTAGTGGGCTTATGCAACGTGCCAATCGGTATTCGTATGGGGATTGCTAAAGCGCTAGAAGTAGACGAAAGCCGGGTACAAGTTAGCTTTGCCGGGTTAAATCATATGGTCTTTGGATTAGATGTCTTTTTAGACGGAGTGAGCGTAAAAGATCAAGTGATTGACGCTATGGCAGACCCGACGAATGCGATGTCTATGCGAAATATCAAAGGGATTTCGTGGGATCCTGACTTTATTAAAGGCCTAGGGGTTATTCCATGCGGGTATCACCGCTATTACTATAAAACAAACGAGATGCTGCAAGAAGAACAAAATGCAGCTGAGCTCGAAGGTACACGAGCTGAAGTAGTGCGCGCGTTAGAAAAAGACTTATTTGAGCTCTATAAAGATCCTAATCTTGCAATTAAACCGCCTCAGCTTCAAAAGCGAGGAGGCGCGTACTACAGCGATGCAGCCTGCAGCTTAATTTCATCTATCTATAATGATAAAGGCGATATTCAGCCTGTAAATACCATTAACAATGGGGCAATCGCCAGTATTCCAAATGATTCTGCTGTTGAAGTGAGCTGTGTGATTACAAAAGAAGGGCCAAAGCCAATTGCAGTCGGTGATTTACCTGTAGCTGTTCGAGGACTTGTTCAGCAAATCAAATCTTTTGAACGAGTGGCGGCCGAAGCAGCCGTTACGGGAGATTACAATACCGCGCTTGTTGCAATGACAATCAATCCGTTAGTCCCATCTGATACTATTGCCAAGCAGCTCTTGGACGAAATGCTAGACGCGCATAAATCTCATTTACCGCAGTTTTTTAACTCGGTGAATGTCTAA
- the celB gene encoding PTS cellobiose transporter subunit IIC, giving the protein MSKMNRVLETYIMPLAGKAAQQRHLQALRDGMVLTMPLIIIGSLFLILANLPFQAYTDFLTEHSKLKASILYPYRGTFEIMALVATFGIAYRLAESYKVDALASGAVSLAAFFVGTPFVSYTIGENADGTAMVETAYQTAMFTSKGLFVGMVIAVIATEVYRKIIQKNIVIKLPETVPPAVARSFSALIPGFGAVMVIWMLRLLVENVGDFGNLHNVVTVLLQQPLTHIGTSLVGTILIFILITLMWSTGLHGATIVGSVMTPVWLTLTTENATALASGEPVKHIVTNEFNDIVFVGGSGTTLSLVLAMVLFAKSQQMKQLGRLSIGPGFFNINEPVIFGMPIVLNPIMIIPFILAPLLSVIITYVSMDIGLVAKPIGIVTPFTMPPVISGYLITGSVSGAVLQLVLMVVSFGVYFPFFKMWDKQKLIEETGASIDRDRSPVKEEQQSIV; this is encoded by the coding sequence TTGAGCAAAATGAATCGTGTACTTGAAACATATATTATGCCGCTTGCTGGCAAAGCTGCTCAGCAGCGTCATCTTCAAGCATTACGAGACGGTATGGTCCTGACGATGCCGCTTATTATTATCGGTTCACTTTTCTTAATTTTAGCCAATTTACCTTTTCAAGCCTACACAGATTTTTTAACAGAACATTCTAAGCTAAAAGCAAGCATTTTATACCCGTACAGAGGAACGTTTGAAATTATGGCTTTAGTAGCTACGTTCGGGATTGCCTATCGCTTAGCAGAATCATATAAAGTGGATGCACTTGCTTCAGGTGCAGTGTCTTTAGCTGCTTTCTTTGTCGGTACACCTTTTGTTTCGTATACGATTGGAGAAAACGCAGATGGAACGGCTATGGTCGAAACAGCTTATCAAACGGCGATGTTCACGAGTAAAGGTCTTTTTGTGGGGATGGTCATAGCGGTTATCGCCACAGAAGTTTACCGGAAGATTATTCAAAAAAATATTGTGATTAAGCTTCCAGAAACTGTTCCGCCAGCTGTCGCCCGTTCATTTTCAGCTTTAATACCAGGGTTTGGCGCTGTAATGGTTATATGGATGCTGCGTTTGCTTGTAGAAAACGTCGGAGACTTCGGGAATTTACATAATGTCGTGACGGTTTTACTGCAGCAGCCTTTAACTCATATTGGTACAAGCTTAGTCGGTACGATTCTGATTTTTATCTTAATTACTCTTATGTGGAGTACGGGGCTACACGGTGCGACGATTGTTGGTTCTGTCATGACGCCTGTATGGCTTACGCTAACAACGGAAAACGCAACCGCTCTTGCTTCTGGTGAGCCAGTGAAGCATATTGTAACGAATGAGTTTAACGATATTGTGTTTGTAGGAGGATCCGGCACTACGCTTTCTCTTGTACTGGCCATGGTGCTGTTTGCGAAAAGCCAGCAAATGAAGCAACTAGGAAGATTAAGTATAGGACCGGGCTTCTTTAATATTAACGAACCTGTTATTTTTGGAATGCCTATCGTATTAAATCCGATTATGATTATTCCGTTTATTTTAGCGCCGCTTCTATCGGTCATCATTACATATGTATCGATGGATATCGGCCTCGTTGCAAAGCCGATAGGAATTGTAACGCCGTTTACAATGCCGCCGGTGATTAGCGGCTACTTAATTACAGGAAGTGTGTCAGGGGCTGTTCTGCAGCTTGTGCTAATGGTGGTATCGTTTGGTGTCTATTTTCCATTCTTTAAAATGTGGGACAAACAAAAGCTTATAGAAGAAACTGGAGCTTCTATAGATCGTGATCGTTCACCGGTAAAAGAAGAACAGCAAAGTATTGTATAA
- a CDS encoding PTS sugar transporter subunit IIB encodes MNILLCCAAGMSTSLLVTKMEKSAKEKETTCKIWAVPGDAVRNHIDDADILLLGPQVRYLLPQMKKLGEEKGIPVEVINPVHYGMCNGEEVLKSAEQLVSK; translated from the coding sequence ATGAATATTTTACTATGCTGCGCAGCAGGGATGTCTACAAGTTTGTTAGTGACTAAAATGGAAAAAAGCGCAAAAGAAAAAGAGACAACGTGCAAAATCTGGGCAGTACCAGGAGACGCGGTTAGAAATCATATTGATGATGCAGATATTTTACTTTTAGGTCCACAAGTGCGCTACTTGCTTCCTCAAATGAAAAAGTTAGGAGAGGAAAAAGGAATTCCAGTAGAGGTTATTAATCCGGTTCATTACGGAATGTGTAACGGAGAAGAAGTGCTAAAATCTGCTGAGCAGTTAGTTTCGAAATAG
- a CDS encoding ADP-ribosylglycohydrolase family protein — protein sequence MTLHKKVLSTILGGAVGDALGVPVEFKKRDTFRITAMTGYGTYNQPEGTWSDDTSLTMCLIDNLLEKQDEYDLMQKFESYWANGYWTPYGEMFDIGIATSEAIRRYKSGLPKEEWGGKGEYDNGNGALMRIAPLAFTLCDEPSFTKRKEEIERIAHVTHRHVRSTLGCIIYVELLIRLLDGNEPFKAYENAVNLCQKQLTGTEYEAEFSAYERVLNLSLPHAARNEIGSTGYVVSSLEASLWSFLQSDDYKEAVLTAVNLGEDTDTIGFITGTMAGAYYQLDGLPEEWVCQLAKKEELIGACKRFADACI from the coding sequence ATGACGCTACATAAAAAAGTACTTTCTACGATTCTAGGAGGAGCTGTCGGAGACGCTTTAGGCGTTCCAGTTGAGTTTAAAAAACGCGATACATTTCGAATTACGGCTATGACAGGCTACGGTACGTATAACCAGCCTGAAGGAACGTGGTCAGATGATACGTCTTTAACGATGTGCTTGATTGATAATCTACTAGAAAAACAAGATGAATATGATTTAATGCAAAAGTTTGAGAGCTATTGGGCGAATGGCTACTGGACGCCGTACGGAGAAATGTTTGATATTGGCATCGCCACAAGCGAAGCGATTCGCCGCTATAAAAGCGGGCTTCCTAAAGAAGAGTGGGGAGGAAAAGGTGAATACGACAACGGAAACGGAGCGCTTATGCGTATTGCTCCGCTTGCGTTTACACTATGTGATGAACCTAGCTTTACAAAAAGAAAAGAAGAAATAGAAAGAATTGCGCACGTCACGCACCGCCACGTGCGCTCTACGCTTGGCTGCATTATATACGTGGAGCTGCTTATTCGTCTTCTTGACGGCAACGAGCCTTTTAAAGCATATGAAAACGCGGTAAATCTCTGTCAAAAGCAGTTAACAGGTACGGAGTATGAAGCAGAGTTTTCTGCGTATGAACGAGTGTTAAACCTAAGCTTGCCGCACGCAGCAAGAAATGAAATCGGGTCAACTGGATACGTCGTCAGCTCGCTAGAAGCATCTCTTTGGTCTTTTCTGCAAAGTGATGACTACAAAGAAGCTGTACTTACTGCTGTGAATTTAGGAGAAGACACAGATACAATAGGCTTTATTACAGGTACTATGGCAGGAGCATATTACCAGCTGGATGGCCTTCCTGAAGAGTGGGTTTGTCAGCTTGCTAAAAAAGAAGAGTTGATAGGAGCTTGTAAGAGATTTGCAGATGCGTGTATATGA
- a CDS encoding DinB family protein, with product MIHFFEYNWQVRDEWFSWCYQFSREELLKKRTGGTGSILQTLFHIIDVEYSWIRAIQGKQDILLSFEEHDTLEKLQALSSAHRPDIADFLSHLNFSNKRYVTVPWDSTSYTEADILHHIIIHEIHHIGQLSIWAREVNKQPISSHYVGRNIKDIPSYFSKNN from the coding sequence ATGATTCATTTTTTTGAATATAATTGGCAAGTGAGAGATGAATGGTTTAGCTGGTGTTATCAATTTTCTAGAGAAGAACTGTTGAAGAAGCGGACTGGAGGAACGGGCAGCATTTTACAAACTCTTTTTCATATTATTGATGTCGAATACAGCTGGATACGTGCTATCCAAGGTAAACAAGATATCCTGCTTTCTTTTGAAGAACACGATACGCTTGAAAAGCTTCAAGCGCTCTCGTCTGCACATAGACCTGACATTGCCGACTTTCTAAGCCATTTGAATTTTTCTAACAAAAGGTACGTAACTGTCCCTTGGGATTCTACTTCTTACACGGAAGCCGACATCTTGCATCACATCATCATTCATGAAATCCATCACATCGGTCAGCTTTCTATTTGGGCAAGAGAAGTGAATAAACAGCCTATTTCTTCTCACTATGTAGGAAGAAACATAAAAGACATTCCTTCATACTTCTCTAAAAACAATTGA